One window of the Salvelinus sp. IW2-2015 linkage group LG10, ASM291031v2, whole genome shotgun sequence genome contains the following:
- the shcbp1 gene encoding SHC SH2 domain-binding protein 1, giving the protein MAEEDGCSSMTEPQFEAGETAADGLISTADSISCESGPNKADIVDLESNVELEEDVRDFNLRQEDVVRQELFQNEEEEEDDGDSGTAYFNPDMAGTRLQRAERIGDASLPDTFQTNELLYYERFKAYQDYMLGDCKTSEVKAFTADYLEKVLEPCDWQAQWCTDVFDVLVEVVDVNYKDLKAQVKLVVPLQCETRGCELTEEAMNTLLEATLHKVPLQELRVVFDESGDFDQTALALEHLRFFYKHIWRQWDDEDEDDDFDYFVRCVEPRLRLFYDILEDRVPAGLVAEYYSLLARCSQKFQEFSSLRNGISSDSESELDNVSMVEGLRMYEQMEALKRKLRIIENPLLRYVLGYKVNSGHQSCSAKGPRVSGGRMVHVVSVSTTVSQLQSLMADKLGPKFSGEEFEVQFHSEPLLAVSACYEGDVVIILPGHYNVTSSISIPDSISVEGFGLPDEVVIEKKNKGDSFVASTGADVKISNVKFIQHDAIEGILCVRQGKLEMENCVLQCETTGVIVRTSAHLTMNMCDLYGSKGAGVEIYPGSVCSMVGNGIHHCKEGILIKDFADELDTMPKITMVNNVIHNNEGYGVILVKPSDAAQGEAAQEDTPSDEQLDKEEGKEEMNCEGKLQVDVPVIVVDDCSVKEPVSYSSCYVVPPEFTEGNDAIKRELVATSAKKQRLQKSRLKELGVTQADDNLLSQEMFVSIQDNQFRRNGMGSFGTFLY; this is encoded by the exons ATGGCTGAAGAAGACGGTTGTTCATCTATGACGGAGCCTCAGTTTGAAGCAGGAGAAACGGCGGCGGATGGGTTGATTTCGACAGCAGATTCAATTTCTTGTGAAAGTGGACCGAACAAGGCAGACATAGTGGATTTGGAGTCAAATGTCGAATTAGAAGAGGATGTTAGAGATTTTAATTTGCGACAAGAAGATGTTGTCAGACAAG AACTTTTCcaaaatgaggaggaggaggaggatgatggtgACAGCGGCACAGCTTACTTCAACCCTGATATGGCTGGTACTCGGTTGCAACGTGCCGAACGCATAGGCGATGCCTCCCTTCCTGACACCTTTCAGACAAATGAACTGCTTTACTACGAGAGATTCAAAGCCTATCAAGACTACATGCTAG GTGATTGTAAAACATCCGAGGTGAAGGCTTTCACAGCTGACTACCTGGAGAAGGTTCTGGAGCCTTGTGACTGGCAGGCACAGTGGTGCACAGACGTTTTTGATGTGCTAGTAGAG GTGGTGGATGTGAACTATAAGGATCTGAAAGCCCAGGTCAAGCTAGTAGTTCCCCTGCAGTGTGAGACGAGAGGCTGCGAGCTGACAGAGGAGGCCATGAACACTCTCCTAGAAGCCACGCTGCACAAAGTGCCTCTGCAGGAGCTCCGTGTGGTGTTTGATGAGTCTGGGGACTTTGACCAGACTGCACTGGCACTTGAGCACCTCCG GTTTTTCTACAAACACATCTGGAGACAGTGGGACGACGAGGACGAGGATGATGACTTTGACTACTTTGTCAGATGTGTGGAGCCCCGCCTCAGGCT GTTTTATGATATTCTGGAAGATCGGGTGCCTGCTGGACTTGTGGCAGAGTATTACTCTCTTTTGGCACGCTGCTCTCAAAAGTTCCAGGAGTTTTCTAGCCTGCGGAACGGTATCAGCAGCGACTCGGAGTCGGAGCTGGACAACGTGTCCATGGTGGAGGGCCTAAGGATGTACGAGCAGATGGAGGCCCTGAAGCGCAAACTCCGGATCATCGAGAACCCGCTGCTCAG GTATGTGCTGGGATACAAGGTGAACTCAGGGCATCAGTCGTGCAGTGCCAAGGGGCCTCGTGTCTCAGGTGGCCGGATGGTCCATGTCGTGTCTGTCTCCACTACAGTCAGCCAGCTGCAGAGCCTGATGGCAGACAAGCTTGGGCCCAAATTCTCAGGGGAAGAGTTTGAAGTACAG TTTCACAGTGAGCCCCTGCTTGCTGTGAGTGCCTGCTACGAGGGAGACGTGGTCATCATCCTTCCAGGACACTACAATGTCACCAGCTCCATCAGTATCCCAGACTCCATATCAGTGGAAG GGTTTGGTCTACCTGATGAGGTGGTGATTGAGAAGAAGAACAAAGGGGACTCGTTTGTGGCGTCAACAGGAGCCGACGTGAAGATCTCCAACGTCAAGTTCATCCAGCACGACGCTATCGAAGGCATCCTCT GCGTACGTCAGGGTAAGCTGGAGATGGAGAACTGTGTCCTTCAGTGCGAGACGACAGGTGTCATTGTGCGGACGTCAGCACACCTGACCATGAACATGTGTGACCTCTATGGCTCTAAG GGAGCTGGTGTGGAGATTTACCCTGGCAGTGTCTGCAGTATGGTGGGAAATGGCATACATCACTGCAAAGAAGGGATCCTGATCAAG GACTTTGCTGATGAGCTGGACAccatgcctaagatcaccatggtgAACAATGTGATCCACAACAACGAGGGATACGGCGTGATCCTGGTCAAACCTAGTGATGCTGCACAGGGCGAGGCTGCACAGGAAGACACCCCTTCAG ATGAGCAACTGGATaaagaagaggggaaagaggagatgaATTGCGAGGGGAAGCTGCAGGTGGATGTTCCCGTCATCGTGGTGGACGACTGCTCTGTGAAGGAACCAGTCTCCTATTCGTCTTGTTACGTCGTTCCTCCGGAGTTCACGGAGGGCAACGATGCCATCAAGAGGGAGCTGGTGGCCACGTCAGCCAAGAAGCAGCGACTCCAGAAGAGCAGGCTGAAGGAGCTGGGAGTGACCCAGGCAGATGACAACCTGCTCTCCCAGGAGATGTTTGTCTCCATACAGGACAACCAGTTCAGGAGAAATGGCATGGGCAGCTTCGGCACCTTCTTATACTGA